In one window of Desulforhabdus amnigena DNA:
- a CDS encoding class I SAM-dependent methyltransferase, with protein sequence MPRVISFETHHERYEAWFKKHEAAYISELLALRPFIPWEGRGVEVGVGSGRFAAPLGVGVGVDPSPRMLAHAAARGIEVVEGVAENLPFANGSFDYALVVTTICFVDSPAAMLTELWRVLKPGSPLVIGFIDRESTLGKDYQLHQAESVFYREATFYSADEVTQLLLEAGFAVGTWGQTLAHPLAETREIEPLRAGRGQCAFVVVTATRKP encoded by the coding sequence GTGCCCAGAGTTATCTCCTTTGAAACCCACCATGAGCGCTACGAGGCATGGTTCAAAAAGCACGAGGCCGCTTATATTTCGGAACTGCTCGCTCTTCGGCCGTTCATTCCGTGGGAGGGTCGGGGTGTCGAGGTCGGTGTGGGCAGTGGCCGCTTCGCCGCGCCACTGGGGGTGGGGGTGGGAGTGGACCCCTCCCCCCGGATGCTTGCTCATGCCGCTGCTCGAGGCATAGAAGTTGTGGAAGGAGTGGCCGAAAATCTGCCTTTCGCAAACGGCAGTTTCGATTACGCGCTCGTGGTCACCACCATCTGCTTCGTAGATTCGCCCGCAGCAATGCTTACCGAACTGTGGAGGGTACTCAAGCCCGGCAGTCCCCTCGTCATTGGATTCATCGACCGCGAGAGCACTCTGGGAAAAGACTACCAGTTGCACCAGGCAGAGAGTGTGTTTTACCGCGAGGCCACTTTCTATTCCGCCGACGAGGTGACCCAGCTTTTGTTGGAAGCCGGCTTCGCGGTTGGCACCTGGGGCCAGACACTCGCTCACCCCCTGGCCGAGACGCGGGAGATCGAACCCCTGCGGGCAGGGCGCGGCCAATGTGCTTTCGTGGTCGTTACGGCAACGAGAAAACCCTGA
- a CDS encoding CoB--CoM heterodisulfide reductase iron-sulfur subunit A family protein: MAEKLRIGVFVCDCGSNIAGYLNVKELAEYSKTLPNVVYVKENLYTCSESGINEIKDAIKKENLNRVVVASCTPRTHEPLFRGTCGEGGLNPYLFEMVNIRDQCSWVHMQERERGTEKAKDLIRMGVAKAALLEPQEPIQSEMNPRAMVIGGGISGMTAALALANRGYETVLVEKTPQLGGLLLQLDKLAPSNVDAGTFAAQQAELVKKHPKIRLMTSTQIDEVAGYIGHFNVTATSNGNTDNFEVGVIIVATGAQVLKPVGLFNYDGKTVINQLELEERFKAGTFNAQNVVMIQCAGARNEERKYCSRICCMVAIKNAIVIKERSPQTGVRILYRDIQAYGVENEALFQHAKELGVIFIKYDQNDPPRVEPGKVIVYHHLLGRELALPQDLVVLSTPLIAGEDNEAISKLLRISLDENKFFLEGHVKLKPLDFATDGIYLCGNAHYPATVREAVSQALGAASRASIPLSKGIMTAEPIVSTLVDEDACRGCGLCVALCPYGALEIVRTEKGRKVRVIPVACKGCGVCAATCYQHALSVNSYTDEQVGQQIKAFLQG, translated from the coding sequence TTGGCTGAAAAACTTCGCATTGGTGTTTTTGTTTGCGACTGCGGCAGCAACATAGCCGGCTATCTGAACGTAAAGGAGTTGGCTGAGTATTCCAAAACGCTGCCCAACGTTGTCTATGTCAAAGAAAACCTTTACACCTGTTCTGAAAGCGGCATCAACGAGATCAAGGATGCCATCAAGAAGGAAAATCTCAACCGGGTGGTGGTCGCTTCGTGTACACCCCGAACCCATGAACCCCTTTTCCGCGGAACCTGCGGCGAGGGAGGACTCAACCCTTATCTCTTCGAAATGGTCAATATTCGGGACCAGTGTTCCTGGGTGCACATGCAGGAAAGGGAGCGTGGTACGGAGAAGGCCAAGGATCTCATTCGCATGGGAGTGGCCAAGGCCGCACTGCTGGAACCCCAGGAACCCATTCAGTCGGAGATGAACCCGAGAGCCATGGTCATCGGAGGCGGAATCAGCGGCATGACCGCCGCCCTCGCCCTGGCCAACCGCGGCTATGAAACGGTGCTCGTGGAAAAGACTCCCCAGTTGGGAGGACTGCTCCTCCAACTGGACAAGCTGGCCCCTTCCAACGTGGACGCGGGGACTTTTGCCGCCCAGCAGGCGGAGCTGGTAAAAAAACATCCCAAAATCCGCCTCATGACCTCGACCCAAATCGATGAGGTGGCGGGATACATCGGGCACTTCAATGTCACGGCAACGTCCAATGGCAACACGGACAACTTCGAAGTGGGTGTCATCATCGTGGCCACGGGCGCTCAAGTACTCAAACCTGTGGGGCTTTTCAACTACGACGGCAAGACCGTGATCAACCAGTTGGAACTGGAAGAACGGTTCAAGGCCGGTACGTTCAATGCCCAAAATGTGGTCATGATTCAGTGCGCAGGAGCCCGCAACGAAGAACGCAAGTACTGTTCGCGCATCTGCTGCATGGTGGCCATCAAAAATGCCATTGTCATCAAGGAACGGAGTCCTCAAACGGGCGTCCGTATCCTATACCGGGATATTCAGGCTTACGGCGTGGAAAACGAAGCTCTCTTCCAACACGCCAAGGAACTGGGAGTGATCTTCATCAAATACGACCAGAACGATCCACCCAGAGTGGAACCCGGCAAGGTGATCGTCTACCACCACCTGCTCGGCAGGGAACTGGCTTTGCCCCAGGACCTCGTTGTCCTCTCGACTCCCCTGATTGCCGGGGAAGACAATGAGGCCATCTCGAAGCTGCTTCGCATCTCCCTGGATGAAAACAAGTTCTTCCTGGAAGGACATGTGAAGCTGAAACCTCTCGATTTTGCTACGGACGGCATTTACCTTTGCGGAAACGCTCACTACCCGGCCACCGTTCGGGAAGCTGTCTCCCAGGCACTGGGTGCGGCTTCACGGGCATCCATTCCCCTTTCCAAGGGAATCATGACGGCCGAACCCATTGTTTCCACTCTGGTGGATGAAGATGCCTGCCGCGGCTGCGGGCTCTGCGTTGCACTCTGCCCCTACGGAGCCCTTGAAATCGTGCGCACCGAAAAGGGGCGCAAGGTGAGGGTCATTCCCGTTGCCTGCAAAGGCTGCGGCGTCTGTGCGGCGACATGCTATCAGCATGCACTCTCCGTGAACTCTTACACGGACGAACAGGTGGGACAGCAGATTAAGGCATTTTTACAGGGTTGA
- a CDS encoding hydrogenase iron-sulfur subunit, with protein MSTEFEPKIIAFCCNWCAYAGADLAGVSRLQYPPNIRVIRVMCSGRVSPDFILKAFQLGADGILVAGUHIGDCHYLDGNEKAARMVDMTRELLNLMGIDNERLELQWISSAEGGRFAEIVTSFTDKIKKLGKSSLGVAA; from the coding sequence ATGAGTACGGAGTTTGAACCGAAAATCATTGCCTTCTGCTGCAACTGGTGTGCGTATGCCGGTGCGGACCTGGCAGGAGTCAGCCGGCTGCAATACCCTCCCAACATCAGGGTGATTCGGGTCATGTGTTCCGGCCGCGTTTCTCCGGATTTCATCCTCAAGGCGTTTCAATTGGGTGCGGACGGCATTCTGGTGGCCGGCTGACACATCGGCGATTGCCATTACCTGGATGGTAATGAAAAAGCCGCCCGAATGGTGGACATGACCCGCGAACTGCTCAATCTCATGGGCATCGACAATGAACGTTTGGAACTTCAGTGGATTTCTTCGGCCGAGGGCGGCCGTTTTGCCGAAATCGTCACTTCCTTCACCGACAAGATCAAGAAGCTCGGAAAATCCTCCCTTGGAGTGGCCGCATGA
- a CDS encoding FAD-dependent oxidoreductase encodes MSNSDVLVIGGGIAGIQAALDLAEMGIQVHMVERLPSIGGKMAQLDKTFPTNDCAIUILSPKLLDVGRHPRINLLAYSEVEQVSGDVGAFKVRVRKKARYVNEDLCTGCGSCAEKCPTMVVDAFNAGMGKRKAIYKYFPQGIPSVFTIDAAECRQLGQGKKCGVCAKVCQAKAIDFDQKDAILELEAGAIILATGYDVFDPSVIPEYGYDRINNVVTALEFERLLSASGPTAGHLDRPSDLLIEKDAEETEKEVKKLGRQVKALEDKHGKSSAEVIEAVKSGSAGSDADLLSWAETAEKLNALEKELAVLQQKKATVQTAKKLAFIQCVGSRDFRFNRFCSSYCCMHSVKEAMIAHEHDNSVTSSIFCMDLRAVGRGFEEYKLRGGKQANIKYVRGRVAEITEDEAHNPIVWYESTTSRKVEHEAFDLVVLATACVPTEGTPRVAELFGVELDANGFFKTDPLSPLDTTRPGIFTCGCAQGPMDIPESVAQASSAAARAAEVVAPPAKVEKKEAVG; translated from the coding sequence GTGAGCAACAGCGATGTATTAGTCATCGGCGGTGGAATCGCCGGCATACAGGCGGCCCTGGATTTGGCCGAAATGGGCATCCAGGTCCACATGGTCGAAAGGCTGCCCAGCATTGGCGGAAAGATGGCTCAATTGGATAAAACCTTTCCCACAAACGATTGCGCTATCTGAATCCTTTCGCCCAAGCTGCTGGATGTCGGTCGACATCCTCGAATCAACCTCCTTGCCTACAGTGAAGTGGAGCAGGTGAGTGGAGATGTGGGAGCCTTCAAAGTAAGAGTTCGAAAAAAAGCCCGTTACGTCAACGAAGACCTTTGCACCGGCTGCGGTTCCTGTGCGGAAAAATGCCCCACTATGGTGGTGGATGCCTTCAATGCAGGCATGGGAAAGCGCAAAGCCATCTATAAATACTTCCCCCAGGGGATTCCCTCCGTTTTTACCATTGATGCCGCCGAATGCAGACAGTTGGGACAGGGCAAGAAATGCGGCGTCTGCGCCAAAGTCTGCCAGGCCAAGGCCATCGATTTCGATCAGAAAGACGCCATCCTGGAACTGGAGGCCGGGGCCATCATTCTTGCCACGGGCTACGACGTCTTCGACCCGTCGGTCATTCCCGAATACGGCTACGACCGCATCAACAATGTTGTCACTGCCCTGGAATTCGAGCGGCTCCTGAGCGCCAGCGGCCCCACCGCCGGCCACCTGGACCGGCCGTCGGACCTCCTCATCGAAAAAGATGCCGAGGAAACCGAAAAGGAAGTCAAGAAACTCGGCCGCCAGGTCAAGGCTCTCGAAGACAAACACGGCAAGTCCTCGGCTGAAGTGATTGAAGCCGTCAAATCGGGGAGCGCTGGCAGCGACGCTGACCTTTTGAGCTGGGCGGAAACGGCGGAAAAACTGAATGCCCTGGAAAAAGAGTTGGCCGTTTTGCAGCAGAAGAAGGCTACGGTACAGACGGCCAAGAAACTTGCTTTTATCCAATGCGTGGGATCGAGGGACTTCAGGTTCAACCGCTTCTGCTCTTCCTACTGCTGCATGCACTCGGTCAAAGAGGCCATGATCGCGCATGAACACGACAATTCGGTAACCTCCTCCATTTTCTGCATGGATCTTCGGGCTGTGGGACGGGGCTTCGAAGAGTACAAGCTTCGCGGCGGCAAGCAGGCCAATATCAAGTACGTTCGAGGGCGCGTGGCGGAAATCACCGAGGATGAAGCCCACAATCCCATCGTCTGGTACGAATCCACTACCAGCCGGAAGGTGGAGCACGAAGCCTTCGACCTGGTGGTGCTGGCGACCGCCTGCGTTCCCACGGAGGGCACGCCAAGGGTGGCTGAGCTTTTCGGCGTGGAACTCGATGCAAACGGGTTTTTCAAAACGGATCCCCTGTCCCCCCTGGACACCACGCGGCCTGGAATTTTCACCTGCGGATGTGCTCAGGGCCCCATGGACATTCCCGAGTCGGTGGCTCAGGCAAGCAGCGCTGCGGCCCGGGCGGCCGAAGTAGTGGCCCCGCCGGCAAAAGTCGAGAAAAAAGAAGCAGTGGGATAA
- a CDS encoding FAD-dependent oxidoreductase, with amino-acid sequence MSGKRVIIFGGDPAGVATALEQAEAGMQVTLIESLPGLGGERIPQTRIISGENDFVDPNLEAVMRHPNIRVIDSAEVQRTEANNGNFRLKIKRRTPRVDREKCDDCKACIKVCPINMYDDFNEGVGFRTAIDFFNPKTGQYNIFKEDMPICQATCPANLDIRSYVGLIADGKYAESLAKIRERLPFALSIGRVCPHPCESACNRGYMDEPISICTLKRFVADWEMKEGIKAPVEVPDEFHKEKVAIIGAGPAGLTCGYFLAKAGYKSVCFEALPEPGGMFRYGIPEYRLPTPTLMREIDWICSHGIELRCNTRVGKDISFEDIQKQFDAVFLGVGAHKGMKLQIKGEDMEGVIDGVDFLRDANMGNPINAKGKVIIIGGGNVAMDAARVSWREGFDEVHVLYRRTKKEMPASPWEIEAAEHEGIKFQYLVAPIEVVGENGRMTGLKCLRMQLGEPDASGRRRPVPIEGSEFVVEAETLIPAIGQRPDLAFVPENSGLDITRWNTFAVNRANYMTNVPGIFSAGDVETGPDIAIRACAGGRKAAEGIVRYIEAKRGK; translated from the coding sequence GTGTCAGGAAAACGAGTGATTATCTTTGGGGGCGATCCGGCTGGCGTTGCCACAGCTTTGGAGCAAGCCGAAGCCGGTATGCAGGTAACTCTGATCGAATCCCTTCCGGGCCTCGGAGGTGAGCGGATTCCGCAAACCCGGATCATCTCGGGAGAGAATGATTTTGTGGATCCCAACCTTGAAGCCGTCATGCGCCACCCGAACATCCGGGTGATCGACAGCGCCGAGGTGCAGCGGACGGAAGCCAATAACGGTAACTTCCGGCTCAAGATCAAGCGGCGGACACCGCGTGTAGACCGGGAAAAGTGCGACGACTGCAAGGCCTGCATCAAGGTCTGCCCCATCAACATGTATGACGACTTCAACGAAGGCGTCGGTTTCCGTACAGCCATCGACTTTTTCAACCCCAAAACCGGGCAGTACAATATCTTCAAGGAAGACATGCCCATTTGCCAGGCCACCTGCCCCGCCAACCTGGACATCCGTTCCTACGTGGGGCTCATTGCCGACGGGAAATACGCAGAGTCCCTCGCCAAGATCCGCGAGCGACTTCCTTTTGCCCTCTCCATTGGCCGTGTCTGCCCCCACCCCTGCGAATCCGCCTGCAACCGGGGCTATATGGACGAACCCATTTCCATATGCACCCTCAAGCGGTTCGTGGCGGACTGGGAAATGAAGGAAGGCATTAAGGCCCCGGTGGAAGTTCCCGATGAGTTCCACAAGGAAAAAGTGGCCATCATCGGGGCTGGTCCAGCCGGACTCACCTGCGGCTATTTTCTCGCCAAGGCCGGATACAAGTCCGTATGTTTCGAAGCTCTGCCGGAACCGGGCGGCATGTTCCGCTACGGCATTCCGGAGTACCGCCTTCCCACCCCTACCCTCATGAGAGAAATCGACTGGATTTGTTCCCACGGCATTGAACTGCGCTGCAACACCCGCGTGGGAAAAGATATCTCCTTCGAGGACATTCAGAAGCAGTTCGACGCGGTCTTCCTGGGCGTGGGCGCACACAAGGGGATGAAGCTCCAGATCAAGGGCGAAGACATGGAAGGCGTCATCGACGGAGTCGATTTTCTGCGGGACGCCAACATGGGAAATCCCATCAACGCCAAGGGGAAGGTCATCATCATCGGAGGCGGTAACGTGGCCATGGATGCCGCGCGCGTGAGCTGGCGCGAAGGGTTCGACGAGGTTCATGTGCTCTACCGCCGCACCAAAAAGGAAATGCCCGCCAGCCCCTGGGAAATCGAGGCGGCAGAACACGAGGGAATCAAGTTTCAATACCTGGTGGCGCCCATCGAAGTAGTGGGGGAAAACGGCCGCATGACAGGGCTCAAATGCCTTCGTATGCAGCTGGGGGAACCCGATGCCAGCGGCCGGCGGCGACCGGTTCCCATCGAGGGGTCGGAATTCGTCGTGGAAGCCGAAACCCTCATCCCGGCCATCGGCCAGCGCCCGGACCTCGCTTTCGTTCCGGAAAACAGCGGCCTGGACATCACCCGCTGGAACACCTTCGCCGTCAACAGGGCGAACTACATGACCAATGTGCCCGGCATCTTTTCGGCGGGTGACGTGGAAACGGGTCCGGACATCGCCATTCGGGCCTGCGCCGGCGGCAGGAAGGCGGCTGAAGGGATCGTTCGCTACATCGAAGCAAAAAGAGGAAAATGA
- a CDS encoding fatty acid--CoA ligase, translating into MSVRLIRKTASAYEYPLLIKRLLQTPLTYSPKQEIVYRELVRYDYETLNQRIGRLANALKALGVQQGDTVGMMDWDSHRYLECFFAVPMMGAVLHTINVRLSPEQILYTINHAEDDVLLINGEFLPVLDQIKDQIETVKKIILITDEGKSADALPGFAGEYEALLAGSDEEYDFPDFDENAMATTFYTTGTTGLPKGVYFSHRQLMLHTLAVLAGLTGYTAGRRFGADDVYMPLTPMFHVHAWGLPYVATLLGAKQVYPGRYIPENILKLVEKEKVTFSHCVPTILHMLLNSPVIKEVNVSGWKVIIGGSALSKGLCKYAQELGIDTFTGYGMSETCPILTLANLKPHMLEWDAEEQIKIRCRTGIPIPLVDLRTVGMGGEPLPKDGVSTGEVAVRAPWLTQGYLKETERSEELWSDGWLHTGDVGFIDPEGYLQVTDRIKDVIKTGGEWISSLQLEDILTSHEGVSECAVVGVPDEKWGERPLAFVVLKEDYKDKVTQEDIKNFFMGYVDRGVISKWGVPNRICFTDSIAKTSVGKLNKRVLRKTALEHVQEQA; encoded by the coding sequence ATGTCGGTACGACTCATCCGGAAGACGGCGTCTGCTTATGAATATCCACTTCTCATCAAACGCCTGCTGCAGACCCCGCTCACCTACTCTCCAAAGCAGGAAATCGTTTACAGGGAGCTCGTTCGCTATGACTACGAGACCCTCAATCAGCGCATAGGCCGGCTGGCCAATGCTCTGAAGGCTTTGGGCGTTCAACAGGGAGACACCGTCGGTATGATGGACTGGGACAGCCATCGCTACCTGGAATGTTTCTTTGCCGTTCCCATGATGGGCGCCGTTTTGCATACCATCAACGTGCGGCTTTCCCCTGAGCAGATCCTTTACACGATCAATCATGCGGAAGACGATGTTTTGCTCATCAATGGAGAATTCCTGCCGGTACTGGATCAGATCAAAGACCAGATCGAAACGGTGAAGAAAATCATTCTGATCACGGACGAAGGGAAAAGCGCCGATGCATTGCCGGGCTTTGCCGGGGAATACGAGGCTCTGCTCGCGGGGAGCGATGAGGAATATGATTTTCCCGATTTCGACGAAAACGCCATGGCCACAACCTTTTATACTACGGGTACGACGGGGCTTCCCAAGGGGGTCTACTTCAGCCATCGCCAGTTGATGCTGCATACCCTGGCGGTTCTTGCGGGGCTGACCGGGTATACGGCCGGGCGGAGGTTCGGGGCCGATGACGTATACATGCCTCTCACTCCCATGTTCCATGTCCATGCATGGGGACTGCCCTACGTGGCCACGCTCCTCGGAGCCAAGCAGGTCTATCCAGGTCGTTACATTCCTGAAAATATCCTGAAGCTGGTGGAAAAGGAGAAGGTTACGTTTTCTCACTGTGTGCCCACCATCCTGCACATGCTCCTCAACAGTCCCGTGATAAAGGAAGTGAACGTATCTGGATGGAAAGTGATCATCGGAGGTTCCGCCCTGTCGAAAGGTCTGTGCAAATACGCCCAGGAACTGGGAATCGACACTTTCACCGGGTACGGCATGTCCGAAACCTGCCCCATTTTGACCCTTGCCAACCTGAAGCCGCACATGCTGGAGTGGGATGCGGAGGAGCAGATCAAAATCCGGTGCCGCACGGGCATCCCGATTCCGTTGGTGGACCTGAGAACGGTGGGCATGGGAGGAGAGCCTCTGCCCAAAGATGGCGTGAGTACGGGGGAGGTGGCTGTGCGGGCCCCATGGTTGACTCAAGGATATCTGAAGGAAACGGAACGGTCGGAGGAACTCTGGTCCGATGGCTGGCTCCACACGGGTGACGTGGGTTTCATCGACCCAGAGGGATATCTCCAGGTCACGGACCGCATCAAGGACGTGATCAAGACGGGAGGGGAGTGGATCTCTTCCCTGCAGCTGGAAGATATCCTCACCAGCCATGAAGGTGTCAGCGAATGTGCCGTGGTGGGTGTACCCGACGAGAAGTGGGGGGAAAGGCCTCTGGCTTTCGTGGTGCTCAAGGAAGACTACAAGGACAAAGTCACCCAGGAGGACATCAAGAATTTCTTCATGGGATATGTCGACAGGGGCGTCATTTCCAAATGGGGAGTTCCCAACAGGATCTGTTTCACCGACAGCATCGCCAAAACCAGCGTGGGAAAGCTCAATAAGCGGGTCCTCCGTAAAACCGCTCTTGAGCATGTTCAAGAGCAGGCATGA
- a CDS encoding (Fe-S)-binding protein: MNIEEAVQKYQTYYCLDCGVCTGSCPVSRVQPTFSPRLIVEKAMLELGDELLHDRELWSCLTCSRCYERCPTNINFPEFMRVLREEATKAGTTPVLAHHGMLQTIMELQTQGIHQKKTGWAHEAGKVTDKGDTFFFVGCMPYFDVIFRDIGVDSLTISRQVIKILNKAGIVPVVSDEEACCGHDMLWNGKPEVFRKLARRNVDLIRQSGAKRVVFNCPEGYYTFKHHYPEHVGELGFEVIQFYDFVERLVADGALKLSNGSGTYTFHDPCRLGRMARIFEGPRNILKKVANSHFVEMERNRENAVCCGTSGWANCSSGSKQIQVERLREARATGADTLITACPKCQIHLSCALSNIDLDLKIKDLTALIAETMEG; this comes from the coding sequence ATGAATATAGAAGAAGCCGTACAAAAATATCAGACGTATTATTGTCTCGATTGCGGGGTCTGCACCGGAAGCTGCCCCGTATCACGTGTTCAACCCACTTTTTCACCCCGGCTCATCGTGGAAAAGGCCATGCTGGAATTGGGCGATGAACTGCTCCATGACCGGGAGCTTTGGTCCTGCCTCACCTGCAGCCGCTGCTACGAACGATGCCCCACCAACATCAATTTCCCCGAATTCATGCGCGTTCTGCGGGAAGAAGCCACCAAGGCCGGCACCACTCCTGTTCTGGCGCATCACGGAATGCTGCAGACCATCATGGAATTGCAGACTCAGGGAATCCATCAGAAGAAGACGGGCTGGGCCCATGAGGCCGGCAAGGTGACGGACAAGGGAGACACCTTCTTTTTCGTAGGATGTATGCCTTACTTTGACGTCATATTCCGCGACATCGGAGTGGACAGCTTGACCATCAGCAGGCAGGTCATCAAAATCCTCAACAAAGCGGGAATCGTGCCCGTGGTTTCGGACGAAGAAGCCTGCTGCGGCCACGATATGCTCTGGAACGGCAAACCGGAAGTTTTCAGGAAGCTGGCCCGGCGCAACGTGGACCTGATCCGTCAGTCGGGAGCCAAACGGGTGGTCTTCAACTGCCCCGAGGGCTATTACACCTTCAAACACCACTATCCCGAACATGTGGGGGAATTGGGCTTCGAGGTCATCCAGTTCTATGACTTCGTGGAACGGTTGGTGGCGGATGGGGCTTTGAAATTGAGTAACGGAAGCGGCACCTACACCTTTCACGATCCGTGCAGACTGGGACGCATGGCCAGGATATTCGAGGGCCCCCGAAATATCCTCAAGAAAGTCGCCAACAGTCACTTTGTGGAAATGGAACGCAACAGGGAAAATGCGGTATGTTGCGGAACAAGCGGCTGGGCCAATTGCTCGAGCGGATCCAAGCAAATCCAGGTGGAACGGTTGCGGGAAGCCAGGGCGACGGGTGCGGACACCCTCATCACAGCCTGTCCCAAATGCCAGATCCACCTGAGCTGCGCTCTGAGCAATATAGATTTGGACCTGAAAATCAAGGACCTGACGGCCCTCATAGCCGAAACCATGGAAGGGTAA